The Mycolicibacterium flavescens genomic interval CGGCATCGTCGGCTTGAAGAAAGCCAGGGAGGGCCAGGGCGGCCGCGGCTTGGCGATAGCGGGGCTGGTGCTGTCGGCGCTGTGGGCTGCGGTGGCCGTCGTCGCCCTGCTGGTGTACTTCCTCATCGGCAACGGCACGGTGACCGCGATCGACGTCAAGGAGGGCGACTGCCTGGCCGAGATCCCGGCCAATACCCGGGTGCTGACCGTGAAGACGATCGGATGTGACGAGGCCCACGCAGGTGAGGTGTTCGCGGTCCTCCAGATGCCCGACGACGAGTTTCCCGGCCAGGCGGCGATCGACGCCTACGCCGAGAAGTGCAGCCCCGAATTGGCCGCTTACGCGCCGGAAGCGATGACAGACAGTTCCGTTCAGCTGTATGTGCTCTATCCCACGGCCGAAACCTGGGAGCAGGGTGACCGGGCCGTTACCTGCATTGCGACGCTCGATCCGCCGCGAACCGGCTCGCTAAAGGGCTGACGCCTCCCCGATACTGCCTGGTCGCTGCGGTACCGTTTTCCTATGACTTCGGAACTACTCGACGCCGTCATCGTCGGCGCGGGTTTCGGGGGGATCGGCGCGGCCATCCAGCTCAAGCGGATGGGATATCAGGACTTCGTCATCCTCGACCGCGAGGACGACCTGGGCGGCACCTGGCACGTCAATCGTTACCCCGGGTTGGCGGTCGATGTGCCGACGACCACCTACTCGTATTACTTCGAGCCCAACCCGAACTGGTCGCGGCTGTACTCCACCGGTGACGAGATCAAGCAGTACGCCGCTGACGTCGCCGACAAGTACGACGTGCGTAAGCACATGCGGTTCAACACGCTCGTCGAGGGCGCCTGCTGGGATGAGGAAACCGAGGTGTGGCGGGTCACGCTGGCCGGTGGCGAAACACTGTCGGCGCGCTACCTGATCACAGCCACCGGGTTCCTGTCGCAGCCGAACATCCCCGAGATTCCGGGTATCGAGAGTTTCGCGGGCAGGATCATCCACACCGCCGCGTGGGACAACACCTACGACCTCGATGGCCGTCGGGTGGCGGTCATCGGCACCGGTGCGACCGCGGTGCAGCTGATTCCGGAATTGGCCAAGAAAGCGGCCGACCTGAACGTCTACCAGCGCACGCCGGTCTGGGTGGTACCCAGACTCGACTTCCCCATACCCAAGCCCGTCAAGCGGTTGTTCTCCCGGGTGCCCTTGACGCAGCGCGCACTTCGGGCCGTCACCGACGTGATCTATGAGTTCTTTCTTTTCGTCGGGCTCCGCCACCGACAGCTCCTGTTCCGGCGCCTGAACGTTGCGGCGTCCGACGTGGCCAAGATGCATCGGTTCTTGTCCGTGCGCGATCGCGAGCTGCGGATGCAGTTGACCCCCGACTACGACTTCGGCTGCAAACGCCCGACGTTCTCCAACAGCTACTACCGGGTTTTCACCAAACCGAATGTGCACCTGCGGAATTCGGAGATCGAGCGCATCGAACCCGACGGCGTCGTCTCGACCGACGGAACGAAGGCCCAGATCGACACGCTTGTGCTGGCGACGGGCTTCGATCTGTGGGAGGCGAACATCCCGGCAATCGAGA includes:
- the hapE_5 gene encoding putative flavoprotein involved in K+ transport — translated: MTSELLDAVIVGAGFGGIGAAIQLKRMGYQDFVILDREDDLGGTWHVNRYPGLAVDVPTTTYSYYFEPNPNWSRLYSTGDEIKQYAADVADKYDVRKHMRFNTLVEGACWDEETEVWRVTLAGGETLSARYLITATGFLSQPNIPEIPGIESFAGRIIHTAAWDNTYDLDGRRVAVIGTGATAVQLIPELAKKAADLNVYQRTPVWVVPRLDFPIPKPVKRLFSRVPLTQRALRAVTDVIYEFFLFVGLRHRQLLFRRLNVAASDVAKMHRFLSVRDRELRMQLTPDYDFGCKRPTFSNSYYRVFTKPNVHLRNSEIERIEPDGVVSTDGTKAQIDTLVLATGFDLWEANIPAIEIIGRKGRNLGKWWRDTRFQAYQGVTVPYFPNYLSMASPYAFLGLNFFNTVEYQMRHMDRLFGEMKRRGATTFEVTEDANARYLDRMTKLMGNSVFMAGNCADSRSYYFDPNGEATLLQPVATRRAIKEASQYPLSDYRIA
- a CDS encoding peptidyl-prolyl cis-trans isomerase, producing MTTPPGPPPPYGPPPSYGGQPPDPYPPPGSAYPPPPPPPSYPPPPPPNYPPPPPPPYAQQGSYYAPPQDRPTNWWAIVSLVFGLLGGVLISVVCGIVGLKKAREGQGGRGLAIAGLVLSALWAAVAVVALLVYFLIGNGTVTAIDVKEGDCLAEIPANTRVLTVKTIGCDEAHAGEVFAVLQMPDDEFPGQAAIDAYAEKCSPELAAYAPEAMTDSSVQLYVLYPTAETWEQGDRAVTCIATLDPPRTGSLKG